From one Cynocephalus volans isolate mCynVol1 chromosome X, mCynVol1.pri, whole genome shotgun sequence genomic stretch:
- the LOC134367894 gene encoding melanoma-associated antigen B10-like, translating into MPRGQKSKLRAREKRRQAREENKDVKGAQATVVEQEKSISPSSPHYKENPQSSSAAGTASDQQKPGKGPSSTAAAAAASSTRSNEGATSQVEEKPNASQAQASTEHKQQDLVENKAIMLVRYLLFKYQMKEPITKVDMLRNVIKTDKNHFPEILSRASRHLELVFGLDMKEVDPNRSLYVLVNKLERSCHGRVNDNTGMAKTGLLMTVLAVIFSKGNCATEEQIWEVLNEMGIYDGEEHVIYGEPRKLFTEDMVKEKYLEYRQAPNSDPPSYEFLWGPRAYAETSKMKVLEFFAKIHHSVPSAFPPLYEEALRDEEERARARVAARAHPAAMASAHSRAVSSSFSCPK; encoded by the coding sequence ATGCCTCGGGGTCAGAAGAGTAAGCTCCGTGCCCGTGAGAAACGCCGTCAGGCTCGAGAAGAAAACAAGGATGTCAAGGGTGCTCAAGCCACTGTAGTGGAGCAAGAAAAGTCCATCTCTCCCTCGTCTCCACATTACAAAGAAAATCCGCAGAGTTCATCTGCTGCTGGAACAGCCAGCGATCAGCAAAAGCCAGGGAAAGGCCCATCCAGCActgctgctgcagcagctgctTCCTCCACAAGATCTAATGAAGGTGCCACCAGCCAAGTTGAGGAAAAGCCAAATGCCTCACAGGCCCAGGCTTCCACTGAGCACAAGCAGCAAGACCTTGTAGAAAATAAGGCGATAATGCTGGTCCGTTATCTGCTGTTCAAGTATCAAATGAAAGAGCCCATTACAAAGGTAGATATGCTGAGAAATGTGATCAAAACGGATAAGAACCACTTCCCTGAGATCCTTAGTAGAGCCTCTAGGCACCTGGAGCTCGTCTTTGGCCTTGACATGAAAGAAGTCGATCCCAACAGGAGCCTCTATGTCCTTGTCAACAAATTGGAAAGAAGCTGTCATGGAAGAGTGAATGACAACACAGGCATGGCCAAGACTGGCCTGCTGATGACTGTTCTGGCTGTGATCTTCTCGAAGGGCAATTGCGCCACTGAGGAGCAAATCTGGGAAGTGCTAAATGAGATGGGAATATATGATGGGGAGGAGCATGTCATCTATGGGGAACCCAGGAAGCTATTCACCGAAGATATGGTAAAAGAAAAGTACCTAGAATATCGTCAGGCACCCAACAGTGATCCTCCAAGCTATGAATTCCTGTGGGGTCCAAGAGCCTATGCTGAAACCAGCAAGATGAAAGTTCTTGAGTTTTTCGCTAAGATCCATCACTCTGTCCCTAGTGCCTTCCCACCCTTGTATGAAGAGGCTCTGAGAGATGAAGAGGAGCGAGCCCGAGCTAGAGTTGCAGCTAGGGCTCATCCTGCTGCCATGGCCAGTGCTCATTCTAGGGCCGTTTCCAGCAGCTTTTCCTGCCCCAAGTGA